The DNA window TGACCTTTCCTCTTTACCTTCTCTAGACATTTTATATTGCCTCTACTTTTCTACAGGCAATAATAGCCAGTCCAACAGGATGGGCAAATGCTGCAACAATAGATGTTATCTATGATCTACTGCATATGATGGGTCGAGATGACATACCAGTAGGTCTTGGAGACGTATTTGCAGTAAACCAATCAGATTCAATTTTGCCTATTGTTGGAGACTGTAAGTATGCTAAAGCCATTCCAAATGGATGTGGTGGATATTTGGACTCTGATACTCTCTATGGTCTTGCTCGTAATTTGCCCAGAAGCCCAAGAAGGTACTCAAAATTACCTGTTTAATCTCTCAGAGATTTCATGTTGAATCTATCTTTATCTGTACTTTCCAGAGAACGCTCCAATCCACAAGTTGCAAAATGAAACTAACTGATTATAATTCGAATCTGAAGAGTGAACCAACGTAGTGCTTTGATTTACATTTTAGTTGCATCTAGTTTATTTATCCTCTTTGGCCTTTTAATTGATTGACATCTATCTCGATTGCTTTGCCAGGTACGCAGCAGAACACCCAGTAAAACACGGAGCTCCTCAAAACTCTCAGCATGCTGAACTGAGACAACCTCTAGCCATGGAAATTTGGGAATCCATATTGACAGAACTGGAGCCAGGATCCAAGCTTTCAGTGCTTACCAATGGACCATTGACTAACTTAGCAAAGCTTAttacatcaaacaaaaacgCAAGCTCCGTTATTCAGGTTTGTGGATTTGGTTAGTCTTGTCATTATCTTATCTAAAACATATACTACTAATACTCAAAAGGCAAGAGAACAAAGTGCCACGATAATCTCTGTGTGAATTGCTGTTTTCCTTTAGAGTTTAAAAGTATTCTCCTATTTATCTCTTGCACGTTTCAGCTAGTTTTCTTTGTGCTCTGGAAGGTTTTGCTTCTTGTGGTGGCTTCCTGCAAATGGGAGAAAAGTTGTTTATATTAATGGTCCTCATATAACATAAACACTATgaaatagagaagaaagaccTCGGAATATCTAATGTATCTACATTATCACAAAAAGAAGAGTTTCTTAAGCTGACAAACTTGAATTACATACAATTTTGTTAGTCTTTCAGCATATTTTGCATACTTCTGTTAATATAGTAAGCGCTGAACCACTGCAGGAAGTTTATATAGTTGGGGGGCACATCAAGGATGATGATATGGATAAAGGAAATGTCTTCACTGTTCCTTCAAATATATATGCAGAATTCAATATTTTCCTTGACCCCTTAGGTGCAAAGACTGTTTTCGAGTCAACAGTTAATATCACGCTTGTTCCCCTTGGCATTCAGCGATGTGTCAGctcatttgaaaatttcttaGAAACTCTCTGCAAGAAAAAAAGGACGCCCGAGCTTCTCTTTGCCCGTCGTTTGCTGTCAAGACTCTATCGCTTGAAGCAATCAGACATCTGTTATAAGCATGTGGTAAGAAATTGCCGACGACTTCAATTCTTACCtgttcttcataattttttattggttaaTCTCTCATGGCTTCGATGAGTATAAAACTGTACACGATATATTTTACCAATTAAATTTCTTGTATCTAAGTTTCCATTGGCTCTGAACCTTTGGAATTCTTATGAAAGTCAACTGATATTTGCTGTAATAAAAGCTTGTTGTTCTGCTGTAGGATACTTTCTTGGGGGAACTTCTTGGTGCAGTAGTCCTAACTGAAGAAGGCCGTGTGGAGCCAGTTTTTCAATTCAGGCCTGTAAAAATCTTAGCAGCTGGTGTTGAATCTCAAGATGGCCAAACTGTCATCTATGAGAAGGGCGGGAAATTAATCCGAATACTGCAGAATTTGAACCAAACAGCCTACTTTGACCTATATGCAACCCGGCTAAGTGATAAGATACAATCTGCAGTGGTCAAAAGCTTTAATGACCAGATAAGAATGTGGAATAAACTGCGAAACCACACCTGTAATTATTGCCATGGGTCATGTGTTTGCTGATATTCACCGGAGATGAAAACTTTTGGGCATTTgtataaacataaaaaaggtTTCCATTTCGTGGTTCATAGAAAGCAACAAACAATAAGATCTAGATTGTCCCCCTATCAATTTATGTCATCATCTAAGCTTGATGCTGTTCTTAGTCCATTGGCGGCCTACTTTGTCcatttgttgattttgtttgtttcaaataAGAGTGGAAAtccaagaaaattcaaatgaaaccCACAAATGACCAGGTATGTTTTGATTAGCAGAATACTAGGGGAACAAAGATGAAAGTGAGTATTTGCCTCTATGAAAGCACCCAGAAAATCTTCCAGGACTCCATGCAATACAAACAGTTCAGCTCAAACAGACGTGAAAAATCGAAAGTCGAAATCAGCTGTAGAAAACATTGATGTTCTGAGTGAAAAGGGCAAAGGTTCTGAATTTGTACAAGCACAAGTAACAGCCATTTTAAGAGCCTAGAGAACAAGAGAAAGGAGACTCGACAAGAACGAATGGAAAACTCTTGGTTTTCATGGATTTTATCAGTTTAGGAACCCAAGTCCACGGGGATGGATCCACCAGCATTCAAAATCCGTTGCTCCAGCTGCAGTAAACAAGGTTTGTAGTCAATTTATCCATTTTTGTCACAGACACCGACCAAGGTAAGTGTGAGATGATAAGAAGAAAAGCCCTTAGGTAGCAGATTTCTCTACTTACAGCATATAGATAACTGAGCTTATCTTTTACACCATAGAATGCTTGCTCTACTTGTTGGAGACATCTTGAACACCTGGAAACAACAGTTTACTTACTAATCACTTTATTATTCTTGTCACTTAGTTATTCCTCAGAGCTGACTGCTGACTGGGAAGAGAACTTTTGAAAGATGAATCAAATAGTGAACATAGCTCACCATTCAGGACTTTGTTGCTCGCAGGCGCTACGGAAGTCAATGCAGGCATTCTTCACTCTAAGTGCACCTATGCTGCATTGGACACAGAGGagtcaaaacaacaaacaaaacaaggtCAGCATTTTCTTCATGACTTTTAGATTTGAGAAGCATCATGAATATCCTGACCATTGATACATCGTAATAAACCTCGCTCGTCCTCCCTTGAATGCTCAAAATTCAATGATCAGTTCCCATCGTCAATCTTGCACCTCAGctcgaaaaaattatttcaattcaatattgtgagatcccacatcggttggggaggagaacgaaacaccctttataagggagtgaaaacctttccctaaaaGACGCGTATTataaaccttgaggagaaggccgaaagggaaagcccaaagaggacaatatctactagcagtggatttgggctgttacaaatggtatcagagccagacacagggcgatgtgccagcgagaaggttattccctgaagggaggtaaacatgaggtggtgtgccaataagTATGCTGagcccgaaggggggtggatttggtagggGTCCcccatcgattggagaaaggaacgagtgccaatgaggacgctgggccctgaaggagggtggattgtgagatcccacattggttggggaggagaacgaaacacccttattcataaggatgtggaaacctttctctaacagacgcgttattaaaccttgagggaaagtccgaaagggaaagcccaaagaggaaaacccaaaaagggaaacccaaaaagggAAGtaagaaagggaaaacccaaaaaggacaaccttgaagggaagtacgaaagggaaagcccaaagaagacaaccCTAAAGGGGAAGtacgaaagggaaaaccccaAAAGGacaaccttgaagggaagtacgaaaggaaaagcccaaagaggacaacctTGAGTGGAAGTATGAAAGgcaaaacccaaagaggagaATATCTACtcgcggtggacttgggtcgttacGAACATTAGCTAAGAGTAGGGAGATTCGAATCTCTAACCTTTTGGTCGATGGTATATCTTTTAACTGAGGCTAAGTTTAGCAGTTCAAAAAGTTTTTCCAAACACACTGGTAAGTTCGAACTCTGTGTAATACAGGGAAGTGCAAACTCACACAAACAAGTTTCAATCACATCTTAAAGGCTTGGAACCCAAAGCTCCCAAAGTTCTGACTATCATCGTATATCcatttttagagagagagagaaagagagaggaaattTTGTACCTGGAGCTGCTGCCCTTCAGCTGGTGCACATGATCATCAATCTTTTTGAAGTCCACAGATGGCTGTAATCTGACAGAAACACAGAGAAACATAAAACGATTCAACCAAGAAAAACAAGTCATAAAAAAGGATCTGCACGACTGGGTGATTGATGAACTTGGTATTGacgagacagagagagagagagagagatagaatAAAACTCCAAGAAAGCAGCCAAAGAGGCCGAGTCCTTACAGTGCGATTCTGAGTTTATTGAGAAGCTCCTCGGTATCTTCAAAGAAAAGAGTCACCACTTCAGAAACGAAAGTTGGATTACTCTCATCTTGCAGTTGCAAAAGCTGCAAATACTGACTATCCAGAGTACCCTTCTCTCACCAAAACCACATAGATAGAGATCCACACAAACCAAAACACACAGAACAAACATAAGATTATTCACAATCACcacaaaacaaaccaaaaccCACTTCAGATTTCAAGTTTTACCTCACCGAGTAGGCCTTTTACATACTGAACCCGCTGTCTCTGCATCAATCCCACCTCCATTTTTACTCACAGAAGCTTCTGTTGACTACGAAAATATGAAGAAGATTCTTAGAACTTGGCTGCGATCCACAAAAGTTGGTGTTCGATTACAGATCTTAGGAATGAAGTTTAAGGATGACGAGGGGTTTGAAGGGATAGGTGAAGAATAGATAGATAAACTTGAAGTGGGGTTTCGGCGATGGCCGGGCGCCTGCAGAGGAGGAGGCGAAGTGGAGGCAGAGTCCAAAGCAGCTTTTTATCAGGCTGGATTTGAGGGTCGTTCTTACAGGATCAAAGCCTCCACCTTTGCTTGTCGTTTTCTTTTCGTTGATTTGCATTTTGCAGTGATACTTTGTTTTATATGGTCCTCCAAATTTCATTGgtcctcttctttttttcttttgaaatttttcattggttgctttttatttatgttatcaATGTATTTTTCATATTGAATTTCGAAAAAACCTTATCCGTACTAGCTACAAACATATAGGGCCTCTTGCAAAAGtaacaattatataaaaaataacaaaattcttTACTTTATATAGCACTAATTTATCTAATTTGATATATCTGAATGGGGCGTGGAATCTCGTTAAAAGGAGAATGGGAGAATCctgttatatatataggtCGTATCCCCCTACTCGAAGTTATGTGCTATATAAGTTaccccattttctaaaacttctcAAAAGAGGGCTAGAGGCTTGAGTATGAGTTGTTCGGTCATAGTAAGTCCTCTACCTATTTATAggtaatattaattatatattttaatagaaaacTGTTTACAtataaatactatttataTATCACAAtgtaaaatagtattttaataGAAAACTGTTTACAtataatcaatatatatatatatagatattttgAAAGGTTTTGTTGTTAAATCACCCAAACGGAACGACAAAacctaaatatccttaaatacAAATCCAAAAGATCATCATGAccgtctctctctcttcatctttttcttcaacaaattcTCAATTTGGGACAAGACAGCATTCATTTCTGACCGTCTGATCTGTGGAATACTCTTTTCCTTATGATTTGACTTTTaattagtggaattttgagtttgaaaaatgttttttattttgtagttCAAGTGTCTTtgaattgttatttttttttctttttggataaaTCTGAAACTTTAGTTAATTGACTTAGTTGGTTTTTATATATCACTATTGTTGATTATAAACATCATATTTTTAATcgtcataataattttataagtaaGGGTAAGGTTGAGTTGTAAATTGATCTAAATACttgattttccaaaaatttaattcaatcaaaactaaaaagtaataataaccTAACCTATCCCAAAGCTTAGAGCGAGACTTGTATTTTTCGTTTCATGAATAGTTGTTCAAGTTATGAATGACACGTCGAGTAGTTAATGAAGGAAGTTATTATACAATGTGATTGATAGGTTAGAAGTACATTTTGTGCTATAGTCATTCCTATATGATAGAAAAGGATCCCATGATCCTGAACAGATCtttatttgcttttggtttAATTGCTTTTGGTTTAATACGGTATCGATAGCTATAGCAGTTTTTCCAGTTTGTCGGTTCCTTACTATAAGTTCTCGTTGGCCACGACTTATAGGAACCAGACTATCTACCGCTTTTAACCCTGTTTGCATAGGCTCGTGCACAGatttaaatctcaaatttcaaatttttgcgtGAAATCCCCCAAGGGGGAGGGAGTCGACTTGACTAGTGGGAATTTCATGCACTATACACCTAATGTTTAAGagaaaaactataaaaattatttcaaatttgtatccAATAATTATCAAAATCTCCCTAATGGGATGACTATTACAGTGACATCATCCACTTTTTTCCAAGCATTCTATCCAAGCAAACTCTTAACACAAAGATATATGAACAAGCTCTAATCAAATTGGCAAGGCTCTAAGTAGTCCATTTATGTTTCGAGTCTAACGGACCGATTGTTATATCTTACAAAGCAACAGTCATAGACTCTTACAAAGCAACAGTCATAGACTCCTACACTACGGTTAAAGTGAGGTATAGTTTGTGTTACAAACTATGACATTGCAAATAATCACATGTAGGAATATAATCATCCATCTTCTATATTCTCTCATTCAAAATAACTACccaaaacatatatttttcaaataatgatACATAAGTGAGTTATCAATACGCGCAGCTAAGTGTCACAAAATATTGCAATGAAAATGCTCTAAAAAAACTACCCTTTCAGTTTCTGGCACACAAAGGTAAGGAATGTGCATAGAGAATGGAGGAAGTTTATGAACACACCTTGCAACTTTTTCTGCAGTAGCCAGGAAACTCAGGAGATCCCACCATATACTCTGGGTTATCTATGCACTCGCCGAGCTCAGCCCATCTCTCACAACTTGCATTCTCATCACTGCAATTCAGGTAGTCTCCCACGATCTGGTCGAAAGGATTGACACGAATCCACTTTGTTGCTGACCATTTCTCGCCTTCAATCACAGGGCACCCTCCATGCAGACTACTCGTGTCTGGAACAGCATTTGGATGAAGACTGAAGAACAGAAGAGCGTCGCCTTTCCGTGGTTTCACTGAATATCTCAAGCACGTAGATTAAAGAGTGTTAAAAAAGAAGTTGTCTGATGAACTGAAACAGCTATATAAATAGCTTTACAAAACAATCAAAACGAGAAAAATTAGCTGATAAAGAGTAACAGCTAACTAGTCAAATCACATCTTAAACAATATGATCACAAACTAAAACTTTAAACGATAAGAAATCTACGATGAGTTTGAACCAACGTCAGAAATCACAGGACAGGAGTAAGAAAACTGAAGACAGTCACCTGCTATCCCTTTCTTTGCACAGTCTGAGAGATCTTCGTTTGTTTCAGAAGCCTGACGTCTTTGAGATTCCTGAACTCAATGAACGAAGATATTCAACATTTagattttaatgaataaaaaaaaacccatcaaTTAATAATGGCACATGCAAATACCAAGACAGGAAACTTTTCCAATTCTAAGAGCCGCAGTAAGGTAACTCGAGAGAAaattagttttcaaaaaatattgtaCAAACAAAACCCAAGACACTTGATTATGGTCGAGGTACGGccaaaaaaaaggaagttgCAATTAATTGGATTGAAGGGAAATACAAGGGCAGACCTCTGCAGAAGGAAACACAGTTTCACCGCCTTTTTTTACGTCAGAAAGATACATGAGAACGGTTGCCATTCGATGTCCACCACGGGCAATATTAACCTCGTCGGCAAAGTAATCGAAGTGTGCATCATACTTCTGCCCATATTCATATCTCAACACTTGAATGTCTTCTCCATTTTCTGAAATCAAGCATATTCAAGTTTCGGTTTACCAGCTATACCAACACAGAGACAAGCTATGAATGCATGAGTCAAATGTTTATAGGCATAGAGTTTCCCATTCatagttttcttttctcactaaaaaaaagagaagggcTAAATTCAAACTCTGTTTTTCCCAGCTGCAAAATTCTTCCTCAGTCTATCGCTTgattatgtatttatttcaCGAGGGGATTATGTCTTCCTAAGTTCCCTATTTTATatggaaattgaaataaagtCTTGCTGATAGAACTATACCAGCGCATGGAGAAAAATGAGGACAAAAACTTATCTGACACAACGTTTCattatctgtttttttttttttttttttctcatgttagatattaatataaatagcCCAAGATTTCTCTTTAAGGTTTCAGTTATAAGAAATTTAGAATTCAACTGCAAACCTATATCATGTCAATCTATTCAACTCCAAAGTTGCATTAAGAAAGATCACAATTTCACACTCAATTGTCAATCTATTCAATCTTCAGTTTTTGATGACGGAAAACAGTTTGCAATGGAGGATAAGTTGCTATAGACTACGGGATTAGCAAGAAATTTGCGCCTTTTGCTAGTGTTATAATACCTTTTGGCAGAAATGTCCATGCTGCAATTTTGTCTTCTATACCAGAAACAATAGGATCCTACATGAGATATAGAACAATGAGTTTACATGGAGGGATATAGAGAGTGCCTCATCAGGTTAGAGCTTTACAAGTAAAATTGGCTCCCTATCTGTACTCTCAGAAGGATCAAGGATGGCATTTAATGTTTTCCAACAACAATAGTCAACTAAgcagaaaaaattgaaatttcatgcAGCTAAGGCTGCTGAaccctttctttaaaatttgacaTTCAAAATACTAATTGGCTCCCTATCTGTATACTCAGAAGGATCAAGGATGACATTTGATGTTTTGCAGCTACAATAGTCAACTAAGcagacaaatttgaaatttcaatcaGCTAAGGCTGCTAAACACATTCCGTAAAATTTGACATCCAAAATACTAATCTCCCAAACTTGTGGCATGAAGCAGTAACATCTGTCCCTTCTCAATCAATATCGATCACTGAATAGACTGACTGAATAacacttttactttttatttcttttctaaaatgGTGATTATAACAATATCTCAGAAAGATGATCTTAGGTTTAAATTACTTCAAGGCCATGTACTCACTCATTTCATATTAAGGTAGCTAGACTTCATAAATCAAACCAATATTCAATAGACGGTCGAACGAACCAAACTAATCTTGGAGCCCATGAGGGGATCTAAAGTCTGTCAAACCAATAAATTTCAAGCTAAGAGTTTAAGATTTAGGCTTGATGGTGATTCAAGCtaaaaattgaagcaaaaacTTGTCAAATCACTATGCTTCGCTATTGGAAGCTTAAGAACTATAAGAAGGAAACTATGCACAAACCTtggattttttaataaacgCCCCAGAACTAGTTCGGATCTCGCTGACCTTGCTCTCTCCTGACAAATTATCCGCAACAGCAGATCTCTTCAACTCAGCTTTAGCCTAATTTaaacagaacaaaaattaaccaaaacaaaaatcgCGTACTACTGCGATATCACAAATGAAAAACGAATAAATTCTAATTCTACTCACAATCGAGATGAGATGATCGCATTCTAAGTCCGTGAGAAAACCTTCATACACAAACGCCCtatataatcattcaaattgAAACGGAAACATCGAACCGCGAACATCAAACGAAGAAATAGATTATCAAAACTTAGAAACTACaacaaggaaaagaagaagcagaacgGCAAGAAATTGAAGTACCGAGGATTCCATGAAATCTGCTTTACTTTAGCAGGATTGACGATTGAGCTAGCGGAACCTGCATAGGAGCTTGAAGCTAGCCGGAGAAGCAACGAAATCGataatgagaagaaaaacagcAGATTGAAACTGCAAAATTTCTCCATGAACTGAATCGGATCAGTAGAGAAAGAGAACGAAGCAGAAGAAAATAGCAAAAAAGTTTCTGTATCTTACTGAAAATTTTCAGATGTTCAGCCGCCTAAGCTGTTACACCAGTCTACCAAGCTCTTTAACTGTCAAACTTTCTAACTGCCACTCACGCTCTGACAcgtgtaaaataataaaaaaattatctggaaaaatattgattttggttattttatttatttatttttttaataaatgtatattttttttggaagaaaatataatttttctagattttaaattattaaatttatggtacaaattttaagaattaattttaaataaagaaaattaattgaagaaactatttttattacattaaaaGTGTGTTTGGATtgtttttgaagtatttaattttcctttaaatgcattatattttaattttttaattaaaaaattgatttataattaaaacacTAACGTTTCctaaatttaacatttattaataaCACGTGGGGTTGTAGTATACTCGAGCCCAATCACATGGGGTCGAATCTCCTCGACTAGTTCTTGTGTGGTCGAGCTAGGGAGGTTGCCCCGTCCATTCAAAGGGAGAACATGACACCTAGAAGTCGATAGCTGACTTGAAGCACGTGTCTCCACTCTCCTTATTTTTTGCTTACTCATCTTTGATATCCACGAGGGCGGAATAGAGATGAATAAGTATTCTCCGTCCTCATCTCCACCTCTTATTTTAATCCACATTCTCgtaaaattcttatttatttttgctagGATCGAAACAAGGATTCTCCACAACAAACATTTAGTTGACGGGAAAAAATCTCTCTCGACTCCCTTCCTTATTCTCTATTTAAACAAAGAGTCTTCACACCGTTTTGAACGTGTCCTCATTAAATAGACACCTCCGATCAGCTCATACAgaaatgaattgtatgacCTTCATTACTAGCTTACTTTATGGCGGTTGTCACACTCAACTATGATCATCCCGCCCTTTAAAGGTAAAGTCTAATCAACTAACTTATTTAAAGTTATCACTTTAGCATAAGCATCGGGTTTTAGTTAGGTCAATTACAGCTAAAAGTTAACATCGGAAAACTACTTGAaactattttcatataaaaatgatgcttttaaaacttcaataaCTAGATATACACCCAACTTATACCCCGATCCCGTCCTTCAAATTTAAGATACAatcaactaatttattttaaaccattattttttttaggttaattaAGAGTGAGTAAAATTCAAGAACGATTTAgatctatttattttctttctaagtATACCAACACGTgagattaaatattcaaaCGGTCGATCTCAGACGATGATATATATCTTTAacttatagatatatatataggcaaaattttaagatcgtgctattttagaaattaaaataaaaaacttaaattctaaaattttctattttattccatacatttttaaaaagtatttttttttataattaagttatttttctacttcaaactcatattatttagttatataacttatttcttaaaattaaaataattattttagaaaatcaaggattaaaataaatatttataaaaaataccacaaatattatgaactttcaaaatttttaaataatactcttaaattttcgaaaaaatttaaaaaaaaaacacttaaaacttaaactttaaaaaagaaaattattaatattttgttaaaaaaaatattttaaaatttt is part of the Cucurbita pepo subsp. pepo cultivar mu-cu-16 chromosome LG03, ASM280686v2, whole genome shotgun sequence genome and encodes:
- the LOC111789992 gene encoding uncharacterized protein LOC111789992 isoform X4, which encodes MIDKISEGPINIFLIGSHTNFAILLMSNPHLKKNVEHIYVMGGGIRSENPTGCCPENASRSCIPRQCGDPGNIFTDYTSNPYAEFNIFGDPFAAYQVIHSGIPLTIVPLDATDTIPVTKTFFEVFEQNHGTVEAQYAFQTLKIARDSRLGEQFYTFLQTYFMWDSFASGVATSIMRNSHTDDGQNDFAMMEYMNITVVTSNKPYGKSDESNPFFYGRQVPKFDLEEGGVHSGHVQTGLRDPFCIASNGKGKCQDGYTAEVMGPEGVHVLVATRAKSNRNISSPLDREFYVGFLDVINSPINTGRFNFTTQFPYYEQVMYRPDFRNIKLGKPVVIDMDMSAGDFLALFYLLKVPVEVIDIKAIIASPTGWANAATIDVIYDLLHMMGRDDIPVGLGDVFAVNQSDSILPIVGDCKYAKAIPNGCGGYLDSDTLYGLARNLPRSPRRYAAEHPVKHGAPQNSQHAELRQPLAMEIWESILTELEPGSKLSVLTNGPLTNLAKLITSNKNASSVIQEVYIVGGHIKDDDMDKGNVFTVPSNIYAEFNIFLDPLGAKTVFESTVNITLVPLGIQRCVSSFENFLETLCKKKRTPELLFARRLLSRLYRLKQSDICYKHVDTFLGELLGAVVLTEEGRVEPVFQFRPVKILAAGVESQDGQTVIYEKGGKLIRILQNLNQTAYFDLYATRLSDKIQSAVVKSFNDQIRMWNKLRNHTCNYCHGSCVC
- the LOC111789996 gene encoding histidine-containing phosphotransfer protein 1-like, coding for MEVGLMQRQRVQYVKGLLGEGTLDSQYLQLLQLQDESNPTFVSEVVTLFFEDTEELLNKLRIALLQPSVDFKKIDDHVHQLKGSSSSIGALRVKNACIDFRSACEQQSPEWCSRCLQQVEQAFYGVKDKLSYLYALEQRILNAGGSIPVDLGS
- the LOC111790012 gene encoding probable prolyl 4-hydroxylase 4, whose amino-acid sequence is MEKFCSFNLLFFFSLSISLLLRLASSSYAGSASSIVNPAKVKQISWNPRAFVYEGFLTDLECDHLISIAKAELKRSAVADNLSGESKVSEIRTSSGAFIKKSKDPIVSGIEDKIAAWTFLPKENGEDIQVLRYEYGQKYDAHFDYFADEVNIARGGHRMATVLMYLSDVKKGGETVFPSAEESQRRQASETNEDLSDCAKKGIAVKPRKGDALLFFSLHPNAVPDTSSLHGGCPVIEGEKWSATKWIRVNPFDQIVGDYLNCSDENASCERWAELGECIDNPEYMVGSPEFPGYCRKSCKVCS